GGACGCCCCGGTGCTCTTCGTCGTCTCCGGTGGCCAGAACCGCATCGTCAACTACCGCATGAAGGGCAACATGATGGTGGTGGACTACAACGTCGATCGCGCCGTGCTCGTCTCCGGCGTCGGCTGGCACCAGGACAAGATCACCATCAGCAGGGGAGGGTAGGTGATGACCCCGCGACACCTCGTCCCCCGCCTCCTTGTCGTCGCCTTGGCCGCCGCGCTGCTCGCCGGCTGCCAAACCTTCGGAACCGAAAGCCTCGTGGCCAGCTCCGCGCCGCAGGAGATTTCAGGTCCCGCGGCAAGCGCCATCGCCGGCGACATGGTCAGCCGCCTGGCCGAACATGTCGGACCGGGTACCGGCACCATCGTGCTGAAGCCCGATGGCTCGCCGTTTGGCGGCGCGCTCGAGGCCTCGCTGAAGACCTGGGGCTATGCCGTGGTCAGCGATCAGAAGGCCGAAGGCGAGAAGCTCATTCCGCTCGCCTATGTGATCGGCAGCTATGATGGCCAGGTGCTCGCGCGCCTCTCGACCGGCTCGCTCGATCTTGGCCGCGCCTACACCGCGACCGCGGCCGGCGCGACGCCGACAAGTCCGTTGTCAGTCATGCAGCGCGGGTGAGGGGAGGGGAACATGGTTCAATCCCTCAAGCTCGGCGGGGAAGCGGCCGAACCGAAGATCCGGCGGATCAATCGCCTGCCGATCGTCATCGCGATCGCTCTGGTCGTCGCCTTCCTCGCCGTGATCATTTACGGGCTAAGCTCGCGCGGACTGTATTTTTCGCGCAACCCGTCGATCGAGCAGGCCGGTGGTGCCCCGGCGTCCACCTATGCCGACCAATTGAAGCGTGGCGTCTCGGACGGGATCATCGGCGATCCCGCGGAGGCGCCGGTGTTTCAGCCGACGCCTCCGGAACGA
Above is a genomic segment from Ancylobacter sp. IITR112 containing:
- the trbH gene encoding conjugal transfer protein TrbH; amino-acid sequence: MTPRHLVPRLLVVALAAALLAGCQTFGTESLVASSAPQEISGPAASAIAGDMVSRLAEHVGPGTGTIVLKPDGSPFGGALEASLKTWGYAVVSDQKAEGEKLIPLAYVIGSYDGQVLARLSTGSLDLGRAYTATAAGATPTSPLSVMQRG